Within Haematobia irritans isolate KBUSLIRL chromosome 2, ASM5000362v1, whole genome shotgun sequence, the genomic segment aatatacacataaaattattttgggtgaacagttttttactggcatttaacacaattttaaatgagttttgtacttaatttcttttgtacctttaaggccggtattaagttggcattatcgctctaaaatgaccctgttttgccttttactttttcaattgttttagctgcaaaactcgaacttaatgcccgcttttatatttgaaggtgtccaaggccgtattcaggggggggatgtgggggatcaaacccccccccgaaatgaatgaatatttttatataaataaatatatatttttagctgcatagaaaaatcttatcgaagatgttgaagaaaagctggaggttttattttgaaaaacggttACCTATAAAacctgcacaaatcatagaatactagttgaaaagcccgtcaaacggcggtcgaaaaaaacaaattgtttttgttctctcaccacaaatttcatttttggaaaatgtctttctgctttttatttgtgtttgttgttctttttgtgaacatgactcgctttgtttggtcatagcaacaacaacgaaacagccaaacacacatgtgtaaatgaaatggcgcaaaacctgcgaaaagaacctgcctaattcagcgatggaagcaataaagagatatttccaaacgtgcatattcttttaaaaattttggtcactttgccagttactcagggatggaaaatacaatttttaagaaagtacaaaaaaggtattttttgagcggaaaggtactttttactaaatttcaacaaaaatttcactggaagattattgtcgagactgaattttaaagaaaataaaattttgacaaaattttctatagaagtaaaattttgcaaaaatttcctatagaaataaaatttttacaaaattttctataaaaataaaattttgcaaaaattctatatagaaataaaattttgacaacattttctgccgaaataaaaaatcgataatatagaatcgcattcttttttcgactaaaactttcttgaagttcaataaaatcctgtttttgacaatgtcttttacaaaatcgagattttcttcccacatgaacatgtctgttttgccatatttgtaaaagactattagcaaataaggttgataaagacttgctcaaaatattaaaatattttgtcaaagctattgtaccataaatctgatatcgactcaaaaatgtctacacaaaaggtactaaattatTCGCGGGTTTACTACGGtaatgaccggggtgaaaaaggtttgaaaaaagtactatagtactgcattttccatccctgcagttactacgtgctcatccgaacgttcattttcaacaatgaagagattaaagacgtatcttagaaattcgactagtagactcaaaggattggcattaatgtcggttcatcgccgaataaatgtgccgactgaagaagtcattgatttatttgctgcccaaaaagcctgtcggcataagcgtaggaaggcctcttgggagggggcttagaccccccagaaaaattttagccccccccccagaatttgaaaacctatttacgattttacatttttataaaaattaaacaagtatatactcgtacaacgcacaaagtttcacaagactttcatgcacaatcgaattactttggtctgatatttatgaaataaagctgtggttgaacttatgatttagttgaataaaaaatagtaattgatattaaaactattctttcataaattaatgtcTTAATAatactgcaaaaaagcgtcgccaaaaaagaagtgaaaatgttctttttgggtctggaagtggtacaaaattggcggagaagcgatgaatgtaatatgaacttgtcatagaacgaatgtccaccgtttcaacaaccattgcaatgaatttgcatcacttcttaaggtgtgatctgaattcagtgttttgaatgtgaattaaaaattttgtgatattttcccaaataaataatttttatactttttatgatttttaatgcattctaacgctcgtttgaaacgttttttcaaatattatcgatttttctataagggATTTAgcgtttttgtggcaaaatttgaataatttgtaccattttatttattcttaaactttttttaaactatttgaaaaaagaaaaaaatataaaaaaatgaagtaaaaaaacttcctgtgtagttaaaatagttaacttctttgtgaggacatttttggaagtgcttttaaagttgtgcctttagaacaactcccaattgttTGCtgcgaaaagtgtggaactaccctaagggaaatggatcaaccacagaactggtacgggactagtccctggtgtgtatgggccagtcccagttctgatcaaaacgtatggaagggaccgtccactttaacatgggtttgtcattgacggagtaaacttacattttaggatgcgtcttggactcatcccaaaggacacgtcctgggacaatttagcaggagcaacccataaacaggtcctcaggaaccagtctcggacaaactcataGAAATCTCttccaatttgggctcctaatcgaacccgaaatgaaaaaaaaacttttgaaatatctcgaacaaaaggttattctgataattttatttcactaacgctcattttcatgtagctccgttaggctttaactgccagttaacagaaagaaaaatggaaatatcttttctccggttaactttaactgaaaaattttcagcagttaagtttctaactggcatatcgaatatatatgcaagatgacagatatgtagatatcacggtttaaaagttcgttagctaacgtagcactaacggagcttcatgaaaatgggtgtaaatgtgaaaattgcaactaactggagcacaggtactagttctgtgataggtccgtcagtggcaatttgcaccaatttcccgcagggtacttttagttgctttattataaattgattgtcgagttattttgatgtctattttttattcaattttatgaaataaaacattagttgaacctataagttcagtctaaaaagttttagctaggggggctatagccccccctaggaaaattgtctagctacgctaatgcccgtcggctcaatttaatagtataaaaatattgtatacatacctatgcataaataacattttctacacatcagattatatgaatatttttttaaagttgaaccccccccgaattaaaatcctggctacggccttgaaggtgtccgtcaactcctcttggactacttattaataaagaggaactaaactttttttacacattttactgtttaatttttcactatttcctccttttttaattttactgtcccaactctaaaaagagtatttcgacttaagcatatcaaattgttggccttatcataaaacagttttccgaaacaacatacaagccgtttcacagaaattgctctcttttgattctctcgctgtgttatgttgatatctttcgtcaaccctcctctctgaataaaatatcacaacatatatatgtttactcgaaatttgtaaatttatatatgcttacattcacacatgttttttttgaaacattcatgccccaaacataatatattctaacatattaacatatgtgtcccaaacatttagtgttagtttaggaacataacatgtttgcacttaaatatattgtgtttgaaAATTGCGCCCGATccccattttgtttatatcggaacatatgaaattttaggTCTCAGgtgcaccctaaaaaaaaaatcgcttctgtaacatataccccaaacacattttttttcacacatatatattttcaggttttgtccaaacaaaatattgtttgtatagtttaaacatattatgtttcaccttaggcatacactcgtagaataaaattgtaatgaaattttctatatttttaaggcgccaattggttacttccatcatTTTACATGCagcttactctctaggtctctttttctaaacacatatatgtgtataggctatttctaaattaatatatgtttgaatcccaGCTTATTATATTTAGCAACACTTTATGTCTCAAACatcatatgttctaacatatatgtcccagacatgttatgctagtttatgaacattgtatgattgcacttaaaaatattgtgttaaaaaatttgggatccaaacatataatttttacacccaaacatatgaaaaacagtctttttcgtccgtgtgatcatatgagtctcGGGCGGaagatttatatgggtgctatgtgTAACACaacatttagcacacttgactatatcgATAATTGTACTCCTGACAAAATTGTACTTACTGACAAAATGAGGTGTTAATCCacttggctccagaagccaaggTTTTGCTTTGActcacttcaaattttgcagtacgagaattaccgtacaaatcagtaaatttacattaaaaatgagGTGAAGATGTCcataattttgtattattttacaaaaagttgTGTTTTATCATACTCATACTCGAAAATTcctttatgaaaatgttataaTCTAGTGTGATGTATTTGAATCTGACCATACCCGAAACAGGGGCAAGGCCTATATTTCAGGGCAATAGATTTCAAAAATCAAAGACAGATAGTACTAGATATAATAACATATACGATTATTATTACTCACTTTTGCGATGCATCGTGTATTAACTGTGCTTGTAAATGTGTGTACATGTGCCTGCTTCAATACATTATCATGAGCCATGTGGTCTTGGTTATTATCCACGGAAATACTTTTTCCAAGTTTAGTTCGCATTTGCATCTCATACCGCTCGTACGTCGTTTCAGAAGCCATTCaccattcaaattcaattaaaaaaagaaaaatctgaGAGAAAACACAgcattccattgtgataaaccAAAATGTTCACTTCCTGCCTTATTCGTGCCACGTTCCCGTTGATCGCATTGGGTCTTTTGTTGTTCTCCTCCATTCGCACTGTGTATTGTAAGATGctgtttatttaaattgtgatttagttgcTCTTATATGGTTGGGTGTCAAATCAAAAGAATGCAGATATATGATAAACTATTCAGAATACTAGTGAATACTTTAGATTCGAATCGATAAAATAATTTCTCCTTTGCTTGGTTTCGAATgtagttcaattaaaattttaaaccaacCTTGTGTTCAATATTACGAATGttcattatacaattattatcagTTAACTATTACAGGTCTGAAGGACAatcttctttgttttttttatcaaagagtttaattttttttaacgatttagGCAATATATGGAAAATCATTCAGTAATGCTTTGGTGTTGTTTCCACAATTtattgtaagaaataaaataataaataaaatatcacgGAGTGGGTAATATTGACTTATAAtgtaaacatttcattaaaCCTCCATTTCTTAAACATTTTCAACCCCATTAACCATCTTAAATTTCATATTTCGGATCAAAGAAATACACTTGCGAATTTGTAATATGGAGAAATCTGATGACAATTAAGTTGGAAGTTCCAAGAAAATTAAGTCGGAAATTCTTTATCCAATAACGAATAATATCAAGGTCAGGGaagagtttttaaaaataaaaacaactcgTGTCGTGCCAAGTCCATTTAAAGTATCCACTCGCCATTCATAATTATGTGTTCTTTTTAAGtgataagaaaaaattattaatgcaATTCTCTCTTTAGCCGAAGAAAGTAACGATGGATGGAATATTACCACAATGGATCGTTTGCGCGTTCAACTATTCACAAACTACGATAAGACCGCGCACCCTATGGTTACTCCCACACAACGAACCAATATAACCGTAGGCATCTCAGTTCATTACTTGGATATCAATGAACTGGAGGGGAAACTCACTTTGCATGGCTGGGCTAGATTGGTACGTAAATGTCGTCATCAGTGGAAAGGCCTACATGAAATAATTCTTGAATGAACTTCTCACGATTTCTATTTAATATGTCATTAGCAATGGATGGATGGAGGACGCACCTGGAAACCTgaatattttgataacattacatCTTTACAAGTACGCGCCAAGGAAGTGTGGAAGCCAGCAGTAACGCTCTTCAATAGCGCTGGTAATGATGGTGATTATGTAGGTGATACTGCGGTTATTCTATCGCATGATGGCAGTTATCTTTGGGTTCCACCTGTCGTATACGCGGCCTATTGTAATTTGAATTTGAGAATGTGGCCCTACGACACCCAGACTTGTAAATTGAAAATCGGTACGTGGTCTTTAACCACACTCGATCCGAGAGAGAAGAATAGTTTGTACTTGGATGATTTTATACTTTCCACGGAGTGGACAATTGTaaacactgaaaccacttatggTAATGAAGAGTTTTATAATTACGCCGAGTTCTCATTTACCCTCAAAAGATGTTCGTCTATGTTCTCCGCGGTTATATTCACGCCGGCCTCCTGCATCATACTTCTATGCCTGTCCGTCTTCTGGCTACCACCTCAGATGGGCGAGAAAATATTACTTAATGCAGTTCTAATCGTGATCATTTCGGCATTTTTGATGTATTTTGCACAAATGTTGCCAATACTTGCTGAAAATACTCCATTGATTGGTAAGTAAAAGCTAAAACGCCTTTGTGCATCCATTCATTAGCGACTCTATAAGAAAGCTTTGTATAAAGACCTCTTTAATTTCCAAACCATGCGTCTCTGACTTTTTCCACTACCGACAAATCGGGTTTTTTTCAAATAGCATCCcactcaatgaaaaatttccgaTGATATCAAAATCGCGATAGCGATATAaaattgattattaattttttttttcttcatattgttGATTTGGACTTCTTGTTCgctaaatattattaataaaacaGAATTAAACTATTACTTAtcatatttaaagaatcccgaaaatttcgtatcctgaaaaatgacgggattctatattttgaaatcccgaatccgaggatttataaaaatcaatcTCGAATGACAGGTAGCTCCTATCATTGGAGTGTTATTCAAAATGAAGAACTATCCAAGAAGGCAAAGACTCTTCTTTATCAAGCGTAATTCAGAGTCATTTGAAGTACGCAGCAATCATTTTTGCAAGCAGAAATACAACAGCACTGAAAACTCTCCAACGactcacagtggttccaaatcgcttttttggaaatagttctgcaacttttgaacgaatAAAGatttcaacataattttttctttgtatgaaagctgaggtgttttcctctTAGATTGTAAATTTGTGGATCCCTAGTGggtgtaggcgttgaaagttggtcaccacggggggtatgaaattttattttagctgtcaactccgcaattttgaaccgatttcgatttttCTTTGCGGTATAGAACTTGTAAAGCTCTACAAAAAAGTTCGCGTGTTCAAAGTtcaaaaatatcgaattttcccCATTTCTTTCTgtcgtaacatttttttatagatttctctCAACCCTTTTTTACTTGATTCTTATAGAACACTACAAAGGGATGCGCTTTAAGCTTTTATCggccattttggtcaaatagtaTATGAGTTCTTCTCCCAAAGTCGGCACCGATTGCTAAGCCGATCTCTTTCCTAAAAAGCCCTATGTGTACACTAACTAActgtaaaatgtttcaacatccTACCAATAAACAGcggagaaatatgcaaattacaaaaaataacgtttttccAACATAGTATGTCCCCACTTTGGGGATTTTGATACCAATATTAGGAATggtatattcagcaatatttcctaaaacaattttccctgcaaaaatcaataaaaatcataatgatatcCCAATTAGTCCAAAAGCTATAtaggtttcaattcatattttttattcccaaaaaatctgatttatgaaaaaaattgttcggtgtcccaaaaacttcaaatattcgtatttttgttcttttcaatgGCATAGAAATAAATCTCTCTCAAATACCATTCCAACGATGTATTATATTTAGACCGGTGCTTAGCCAAATGCTTGCACTAAACGTCACTAACACATAGGGCTTTTTGGAAAACAGATCGGCTTAGCAATCTGTGCTTTGCcgaatgagaatttttgaaaacaaaattgtttcgttttgaaatgaaaattgcCGATAAAAGTTTAAACAGTACCCCTTTTTGGTATTCTATtagaaacaagtaaaaaaagattgggacaaatctataaaaaatattacgaCAAAAATAATGTATGtgcctttttaaaaaaaattgattcgatattttttttctcttttttaattctAACTTGTGGACTATACaacttttattctaaagaacataggtacacattttttttcttctaaaattcgtagaattttgtagggaatgcagttaagaagaaaaatttcgaatccaTTCAAAGCGGAATTTCTAGGTTCAAACTACTGACcccactttgccaaaattttgcaaaaacataaATTGTGGGGCCCATATCTTGCGAACAGTaaaatataatcggacattttttTGTAGAGCTTTATAAGTTCTatacagcaaagaaaaaatcatcgaaatcggttcaaaattgctaaaacaaaattgcaaggcgggcatgctaaccattgcaccacggtggctcccaaatcagATGTTAATTCATACAAAGAATCGCCATAACCTGAGAACGTCGCGTTGCAGACTTGAAATCACGAAACAACGTATCGAATTCATATGGGGCCAGTGAATATAATAAATTATCTGACGAATTAATGTCTATTATCAGGATATCTCAATATAAAGTAGGTATCAAAGCCTACATAATAAGTAAACTGGAAACGGTTCTTACCtaattaaaatatgttgaataataaaaacaaatttttgtgacaaaattcgtttttattattcaacatagttcccttcaagagcgatacaacgattataacgaccttccatccttttgaggtctgagaacaagaaaaagtcgctgggggccagatgtggagaatacggtgggtggggaagttcgaattgcttccccacccaccgtattctccacatctggcccccagcgactttttcttgttctcaattcatgaatttttgccatcgttctcaatgacgcacggtgcgttgtcttggtggaacaacacttttttcttcttcatatggggccgttttgccgcgatttcgctccaataacgccatataatagtcactgttgatgggttttcccttctcaagataatcgataaaaattattccatgcgcatcccaaaaaacagatgccattactttgccagcggtctTTTGAGTctctccacgcttcggagacggtccaCCGGTCGCtgcccactcagccgactgtcgattggactcaggagtgtagtgattgagccatgtttcatccattgtcacatatcgacggatatgtgtattacgagttaacagctgcaaacaccgctcagaatcatccacacgttgttgtttttggtcaaatgtgagctcgcgcggcacccattttgcacagagcgcatatccaaatattgatgattgatatgacc encodes:
- the LOC142227446 gene encoding neuronal acetylcholine receptor subunit alpha-2-like produces the protein MFTSCLIRATFPLIALGLLLFSSIRTVYSEESNDGWNITTMDRLRVQLFTNYDKTAHPMVTPTQRTNITVGISVHYLDINELEGKLTLHGWARLQWMDGGRTWKPEYFDNITSLQVRAKEVWKPAVTLFNSAGNDGDYVGDTAVILSHDGSYLWVPPVVYAAYCNLNLRMWPYDTQTCKLKIGTWSLTTLDPREKNSLYLDDFILSTEWTIVNTETTYGNEEFYNYAEFSFTLKRCSSMFSAVIFTPASCIILLCLSVFWLPPQMGEKILLNAVLIVIISAFLMYFAQMLPILAENTPLIVLFYSSSLLLISLSTIISVIVLYLSTAKHKQRVPEFLKKLLNGNVGHFLLLSQFALEAEPHSLLNNGTKELGEHGYENPEHVEAFTDPTMLNTPTSPSMRSLQFDWVLLATAFDRIWFLVYCLMFSILAIVYSV